Proteins from a single region of Sebastes umbrosus isolate fSebUmb1 chromosome 8, fSebUmb1.pri, whole genome shotgun sequence:
- the mier3b gene encoding mesoderm induction early response protein 3 isoform X2 yields the protein MLVHEYDDERTLEEEESQEGGRNFTSEIADLEKEGNMPLEELLAIYRYEASAGSSIDSSSGDLTDELPDMTLDKEEIAKDLLSGDYEEETQSSADDLTPSVTSHEATDFFPRTLRSNAISDGDKESECDEDGPSPEDSRKEIMVGTQYQAEVPSGLCHYKDGEKVYEDEDELLWSPGKLPENKVRTFLSDVLSRTTDEKIGCDKPWMHVRDDEKALYELVKCNYNVREALERHCSRVKSSKEKSPPWSEEECKNFEHALQMYDKNFHLIQKHKVTTRTVAECVAFYYMWKKSERFDFFVQQNRFGKKKYSSYPGVTDLMDRLVDEAEGLAVDSSSSVCSGAGGGGRLETTTDQQLSLLNSITASDLTALSNTVATVCNPAEVGCMDSYSFPPLESLHRGSLNHDESLGFPSNGADPDCLNMLDAGFYHSDLGQLGGVCGNKDCERPSKRLKMALPDSFINDVSVGNLGVDFEARRTTTHHHRITGAKMAVSVTDFGSLAGNGEPNGFLGAHARHHTQHTAALQSE from the exons GAGGGGAACATGCCTTTGGAGGAGCTTTTGGCCATCTATCGCTATGAGGCCTCAGCAGGCTCCAGTATAGACAGCTCCTCTGGAGACCTGACCGATGAGCTGCCTGACATGACTCTGGACAAG GAGGAAATAGCTAAAGACCTGCTGTCTGGGGACTATGAGGAGGAGACCCAGTCCTCAGCAGATGATCTGACCCCTTCAGTCACCTCCCACGAGGCTACCGATTTCTTCCCAAGAACACTTCGAT CCAACGCTATTTCTGATGGTGATAAAGAGTCAGAGTGTGATGAAGATGGCCCAAGCCCAGAAGACTCTAGAAAG GAAATAATGGTAGGAACACAGTACCAAGCAGAGGTACCTTCTGGCCTCTGTCACTACAAAGATGGGGAGAAAG TTTATGAGGATGAAGACGAGTTATTATGGAGCCCAGGTAAATTGCCAGAAAACAAGGTTAGGACTTTCCTGTCTGACGTGTTGTCACGGACAACAGATGAAAAGATAGGATGTGACAAACCATGGATGCATGTTCGAGACGATGAGAAG GCTTTATATGAACTTGTCAAGTGCAACTACAACGTCCGCGAAGCACTAGAGAGACACTGCAGCCGTGTAAAGTCCTCAAAAG AAAAATCACCTCCGTGGTCTGAAGAGGAATGCAAGAACTTTGAGCACGCACTACAGATGTATGACAAGAATTTTCACCTCATACAGAAACATAAA GTCACAACACGAACAGTAGCCGAATGTGTGGCGTTTTACTACATGTGGAAAAAGTCAGAGCGCTTTGACTTCTTTGTGCAGCAGAATCGCTTTGGGAAGAAAAAGTACAGCAGCTATCCTGGTGTAAC TGACCTGATGGACAGGCTGGTGGATGAAGCAGAAGGACTGGCAGTGGACAgttcctcctctgtgtgttcgggagcaggtggaggaggaaggctGGAGACCACCACAGACCAACAGCTCAGCCTGCTTAACTCCATCACTGCCAGCGACCTCACAG CTTTGAGTAACACTGTAGCCACAGTGTGCAACCCTGCAGAGGTTGGTTGCATGGACTCCTACAGCTTTCCTCCACTGGAAAGTCTCCATCGTGGGTCCCTAAACCATGATGAGTCCCTCGGGTTCCCTTCTAATGGCGCAGACCCCGACTGCCTCAACATGCTCGACGCCGGCTTCTACCACTCAGATCTGGGCCAGCTAGGAGGAGTGTGCGGCAACAAGGACTGCGAGCGGCCCTCCAAGAGACTCAAGATGGCCCTGCCTGACTCCTTTATCAATGACGTGTCTGTGGGTAACCTTGGAGTGGACTTTGAAGCGCGACGGACAACAACGCACCACCACCGAATCACCGGCGCCAAAATGGCAGTGTCTGTCACAGACTTTGGGAGCTTGGCTGGCAACGGCGAGCCCAACGGGTTTCTGGGAGCACATGCACGGCACCACACACAGCACACTGCAGCACTTCAGTCAGAGTGA